The proteins below come from a single Thunnus thynnus chromosome 10, fThuThy2.1, whole genome shotgun sequence genomic window:
- the LOC137191106 gene encoding endoribonuclease ZC3H12A translates to MDQVLSSQSSTSDQLEPDTEEFQREVDFFRKLGYTTAEVKAALRKLGLSTDTNSVLGELVRSRTSTAPCISNTENDEKRAGRKDSLLPPSWAQGPLRITPQLRDRKKTETELRPVVIDGSNVAMSHGNKEVFSCRGIQLAVNFFMDKGHKTITVFVPTWRKEQPRPDAPITDQHILTELEKRKIVVFTPSRRVGGKRVVCYDDRFIVKLAYESDGVIVSNDTYRDLQGERPEWKKCIEERLLMYSFVNDKFMPPDDPLGRHGPSLDNFLRKKPLPTEQKRQLCPYDKKCTYGIKCKFYHPERVNQSYLSLADELREKAQISTTKDERNSRLSPRQLQSDSGPVRNTCSYPQESNIEHIKDQQISSHPSQVSENKLLYCDDPRNSPNHIPCSATGGQCEKEWPPLHSMPNHYYANLSHEYLDSGLGSYESQYSDVSHCLSNSHMLRHHQQSALAGPKHASVHLEKNNTIQSCRCCSHVVPSKAHQQDRRNLDYNGQLKYDTYPPHMLPHGVPHQHSLPTNLQYSGAPHHQQNYWSDPFQELHHARTCSLPTSVHSSHPNNSRCSYKGQQYHSWGQPQPPPVAFDPQRLELRKNLQAIFNPHQVDTVMEMFPHLMDAEKLAAEILNLKVQRGIF, encoded by the exons ATGGATCAGGTACTCTCCAGCCAGAGCTCAACTTCAGACCAGCTGGAACCAGACACTGAGGAGTTCCAGCGAGAAGTGGACTTCTTCAGGAAGCTGGGTTACACCACCGCAGAGGTGAAGGCTGCTCTGAGGAAGCTGGGCCTGAGCACAGACACCAACTCTGTGCTCGGAGAGCTGGTTAGGAGCAGGACCAGCACGGCACCCTGCATATCCAATACTGAGAATGATGAGAAGAGGGCAGGCCGAAAAGACTCTCTGCTGCCTCCAAGTTGGGCCCAAGGACCTTTGAGAATCACACCACAACTTAGGgacaggaagaagacagagacagaattGAGGCCTGTTGTTATTGACGGTAGCAATGTTGCCATGAG TCATGGCAACAAGGAAGTGTTCTCATGCCGAGGTATCCAGCTGGCCGTGAATTTCTTCATGGACAAAGGTCATAAGACCATTACTGTGTTTGTTCCCACTTGGCGCAAGGAGCAGCCCAGACCTGATGCCCCCATAACAG ATCAACACATCCTAACTGAGCTTGAAAAACGGAAAATAGTGGTCTTCACTCCATCGCGCCGTGTTGGGGGGAAGCGAGTGGTTTGCTATGATGACCGTTTTATCGTCAAGTTGGCATACGAGTCAGATGGTGTGATTGTATCAAACGACACATACCGTGACCTGCAAGGAGAAAGACCTGAGTGGAAGAAATGCATCGAGGAAAGGCTCCTCATGTACTCCTTTGTGAATGACAA GTTTATGCCCCCAGATGATCCTCTGGGACGCCACGGCCCCAGTCTTGACAACTTCCTTAGGAAAAAGCCTCTACCTACAGAGCAAAAGAGACAGCTCTGTCCATATG ACAAAAAGTGCACTTACGGCATCAAATGCAAGTTCTACCATCCAGAGCGGGTAAACCAGTCCTACCTGTCCTTAGCTGATGAATTAAGAGAGAAAGCCCAGATTTCTACTacaaaagatgaaagaaattCCAGATTATCACCCAGACAGCTTCAGTCTGATTCTGGGCCTGTTCGTAACACCTGTTCCTATCCTCAAGAATCTAACATAGAGCACATAAAAGACCAGCAAATTTCTTCACATCCCAGTCAGGTTAGTGAAAATAAACTGCTGTACTGTGATGACCCTAGAAACAGTCCAAATCATATACCATGTTCTGCAACAGGAGGCCAGTGTGAGAAAGAGTGGCCCCCGCTGCACTCAATGCCCAATCATTACTATGCCAACCTCTCTCACGAATACTTGGATTCTGGCCTTGGCTCTTATGAGAGCCAGTACTCTGATGTTTCGCATTGCCTCAGCAACTCCCACATGCTCAGGCACCACCAGCAAAGTGCCCTCGCTGGACCCAAACATGCCTCAgtgcatttagaaaaaaataacaccatCCAGTCCTGCAGGTGCTGCTCCCATGTAGTGCCCTCAAAAGCTCACCAGCAAGATCGTAGAAACCTGGACTACAACGGTCAACTCAAATATGACACCTACCCTCCTCACATGCTCCCACATGGTGTACCACACCAACACAGTCTTCCCACCAATCTCCAGTATAGCGGAGCCCCTCATCATCAGCAAAATTACTGGTCTGATCCCTTTCAGGAGCTGCACCATGCCAGAACATGTAGTCTCCCCACTTCGGTCCATTCCTCACACCCCAACAACTCTCGCTGTTCCTATAAGGGCCAGCAGTACCATTCCTGGGGCCAGCCACAGCCACCTCCAGTGGCATTTGACCCACAAAGGTTGGAACTCCGTAAGAACCTGCAAGCCATCTTCAACCCACATCAGGTGGATACAGTTATGGAAATGTTCCCACATCTGATGGATGCTGAGAAACTGGCTGCAGAGATCCTCAACCTGAAGGTTCAGAGAGGGATATTCTGA
- the LOC137190580 gene encoding uncharacterized protein encodes MTAYILWTVFTWTFKGILCTCRFLWICPYNAIKFLPREQHITEERGRKLKQLVGVESKVVAAIPGSPDRTTVLHKRLTKTEKDILSLKTRIACDRASWERRFAELQKKQEELCNQMASEAGVLVKVGSFNDQGESGVDNGEVYQECSNRNLSRLMYQHRGSVVSSRGDTYASSLSGSQLSLSSALSSRPSSSSSSAASVRSWRTTSQGHHRVFVPHSPMDLQLGHRVRIMLPSGRISTGTIRFLGHLQGEADLHLGVELQTPDHGLHDGSHRGYTYFECKPGYGAFVPFHKLLMAWE; translated from the exons ATGACCGCATATATCCTGTGGACTGTATTTACATGGACGTTCAAGGGGATACTGTGCACCTGCAGGTTCCTTTGG ATATGCCCATACAATGCAATCAAATTCTTGCCACGGGAACAACACATTACAGAGGAAAGAGGCCGCAAACTGAAACAACTAGTCG GTGTGGAAAGTAAAGTGGTTGCAGCCATACCTGGTAGCCCTGACCGTACAACTGTCCTTCATAAAAGACTGACCAAAACTGAGAAAGACATACTGTCGCTTAAGACCAGGATTGCGTGTGACAGAGCATCATGGGAACGGAGGTTTGCagagctgcaaaaaaaacaggaagagctATGCAATCag ATGGCCTCTGAGGCTGGAGTATTAGTGAAAGTGGGCAGCTTTAATGACCAAGGAGAGTCAGGAGTGGACAATGGAGAAGTATATCAGGAGTGCTCGA ATCGCAATCTCTCACGACTGATGTACCAACACAGAGGGTCTGTCGTGTCATCAAGAGGTGACACTTACGCGAGCAGTTTGTCAGGCAGCCAGTTGTCCTTGTCATCGGCACTGAGCTCAcgaccttcctcctcctcatcttcagcCGCAAG TGTGAGATCATGGAGGACCACATCTCAAGGGCATCACCGAGTTTTTGTTCCCCACTCCCCCATGGACCTGCAGCTGGGTCACAGGGTCAGAATCATGCTGCCATCTGGACGGATCAGCACGGGAACTATTCGTTTCCTGGGCCACCTGCAGGGGGAGGCAGATCTCCACCTTGGGGTTGAACTGCAGACACCTGATCATGGATTGCATGATGGCAGCCACAGGGGATACACATACTTCGAATG CAAGCCTGGCTATGGTGCCTTCGTACCATTCCACAAACTACTGATGGCCTGggaatga